Proteins from one Natrinema salinisoli genomic window:
- a CDS encoding nucleotidyltransferase family protein — MTEETSEGEPERPATGELPILEPAALSGESGSPTVAGVLLAAGTSTRFGAANKLLATVDGEPVVRYAARTLIESDVDPVVVVLGHEADRVRTALEGISVETAVNEAYDTGQASSLRTGIRAIRRHDVDPDAALVALGDMPFVSPTTIDALVTAYAADAGDAIAAAFDGSRGNPVLFDERFFDVLADVDGDIGGREILLEDDASVLLSVDDPGVRRDIDVPEDL; from the coding sequence ATGACGGAGGAGACGTCCGAGGGGGAACCGGAACGGCCCGCCACCGGCGAACTCCCGATCCTCGAGCCGGCAGCGCTGTCCGGTGAGTCCGGGTCGCCGACGGTCGCCGGCGTGTTGCTCGCCGCCGGGACGAGCACCCGCTTCGGTGCGGCAAACAAGCTGCTGGCGACGGTCGACGGCGAGCCGGTGGTCCGTTACGCCGCACGAACGCTGATCGAGAGCGACGTCGACCCGGTCGTCGTCGTCCTCGGGCACGAGGCCGATCGGGTTCGAACCGCACTCGAGGGGATCTCGGTCGAGACGGCCGTCAACGAGGCCTACGACACCGGACAGGCGTCCTCGCTCCGGACCGGTATCCGGGCGATTCGACGGCACGACGTCGACCCCGACGCCGCCCTCGTCGCGCTCGGCGACATGCCCTTCGTTTCGCCGACGACGATCGACGCGCTGGTGACCGCTTACGCCGCAGACGCCGGAGACGCGATCGCGGCGGCGTTCGACGGGAGCCGCGGCAATCCGGTGCTGTTCGACGAGCGATTCTTCGACGTGCTCGCCGACGTCGACGGCGATATCGGCGGTCGAGAGATACTGCTCGAGGACGATGCGAGCGTGCTCCTGTCTGTCGACGACCCCGGTGTACGCCGTGATATCGACGTGCCCGAGGATCTTTAA
- a CDS encoding CoxG family protein, translating to MEFDGEFELEDVPPEKAWVVLSDPIAVRNSLKGCQYITPMDDDFSYDDYEADEDAETLPEADPEDVAARAFVEGQEYAALMQVGVGSVKPRFETSVTIQERDEENFIMTATGTGTASGSSFSMESGMQIHPLENGEGSRIEWWTEADISGRIAQLGSRVINPVANKIVNNFFSDIETQMSDVDETDSGITDRIRGML from the coding sequence ATGGAGTTCGACGGGGAATTCGAACTCGAGGACGTCCCGCCGGAGAAGGCGTGGGTCGTCCTCTCTGACCCGATTGCCGTCCGAAATTCGCTGAAGGGCTGTCAGTACATCACGCCGATGGACGACGACTTCAGCTACGACGACTACGAGGCCGACGAGGACGCGGAGACGCTCCCCGAGGCCGATCCGGAAGACGTGGCCGCACGAGCGTTCGTCGAGGGCCAGGAGTACGCCGCGTTGATGCAGGTCGGCGTCGGGAGCGTCAAGCCTCGCTTCGAGACGTCGGTGACGATCCAGGAACGCGACGAGGAGAACTTCATCATGACCGCGACGGGAACGGGAACCGCCAGCGGCAGTAGCTTCAGCATGGAGTCGGGAATGCAGATCCACCCGCTCGAGAACGGCGAGGGATCGCGGATCGAGTGGTGGACCGAGGCCGACATCTCGGGACGCATCGCCCAGCTCGGCTCGCGAGTCATCAACCCGGTCGCCAACAAGATCGTGAATAACTTCTTCAGCGACATCGAGACGCAGATGAGCGACGTCGACGAGACGGATTCGGGCATCACGGACCGGATCCGCGGGATGCTATGA
- a CDS encoding thiol-disulfide oxidoreductase DCC family protein — protein MSETIPDDNPIILFDGVCNLCNGFVQFILPRDTEGIFRFASLQSDVGTALLAEHGLPTDELESIVLIEGDDCYVKSDAAIRIARRLGGVYALLGPSRFLPRRFRDVCYDFVAARRYRWFGKKDQCAMPPADVDVNARFLE, from the coding sequence ATGAGCGAGACGATCCCTGACGACAACCCGATCATCCTGTTCGACGGCGTCTGCAACCTCTGTAACGGGTTCGTCCAGTTCATCCTCCCGCGGGATACGGAGGGAATCTTTCGCTTCGCGTCGCTGCAGTCCGACGTGGGAACGGCGTTGCTCGCCGAGCACGGCCTCCCGACCGACGAACTCGAGTCGATCGTCCTGATCGAGGGCGACGACTGCTACGTGAAGTCGGACGCGGCCATTCGAATCGCGAGACGTCTCGGCGGCGTCTACGCGCTTCTCGGACCCTCTCGATTCCTGCCCCGTCGGTTTCGGGACGTCTGCTACGACTTCGTCGCCGCCCGCCGCTATCGGTGGTTCGGCAAAAAGGATCAGTGTGCGATGCCGCCGGCGGACGTCGACGTCAATGCCCGGTTCCTCGAGTGA
- a CDS encoding HTTM domain-containing protein, which translates to MLLTDTDSSISRVQLRARVRDALARRFGIDTRALAAFRIVLGLVLLFDVFHRSRDLVTFYTDDGVLPRALLVNQYPAARYSLHTLSGEPWAQAVLFACAAIAAVALLVGYRTRTATVLSLLLLVSVQARNPHLLNGGDKLLSQLVLLAVFLPLGTRWALDALGDPDASGADSEDAEPRTRSGTDPRIVTPATAAMLGSVVVVFVSNALLKAEGDTWHSGEALHYALRQDQLTVLLGTHLVDYPLFLTLGTYIWAGLVTGAPLLIVLTGRLRTAYATAFIATVVGMALSMAVGLFPAVLIGGLLLFLPPRVWDALESVAGVAVDRVGVLERGATAFRARTSTLSRPQTLGSSLSEPTRRRTQRYWSIHLGCLLLVVALWSVGLLGVANAFEPIEEIDPEEHEWTMFAPDPPASYGWYVVEAGVVDEENRDVLQGSTLRDAPPPDAAETLPSFRWRKYMDSLSGDDDRADRFAAHMCERARTQTDAFVENVTLTYTEQPIRLEGEAETPTTKTVVERSCPAEVADHDRNAEFGPAPNHRN; encoded by the coding sequence ATGCTACTGACCGATACCGATTCCTCCATCTCGAGAGTTCAGTTGCGAGCGCGCGTACGGGACGCGCTCGCCCGTCGGTTCGGTATCGACACGCGTGCGCTCGCTGCGTTTCGCATCGTGCTCGGACTCGTTTTACTGTTTGACGTATTCCATCGATCACGGGATCTCGTCACGTTCTACACCGACGACGGGGTGCTTCCGCGGGCGCTGCTCGTCAACCAGTACCCGGCCGCGAGGTACTCGCTTCACACCCTGTCTGGAGAACCGTGGGCACAGGCCGTTCTCTTCGCCTGTGCGGCAATCGCCGCCGTGGCACTCCTCGTCGGCTATCGGACGCGGACCGCGACCGTTCTCTCCCTGCTCCTGCTCGTTTCGGTGCAAGCTCGCAATCCGCACCTCCTGAACGGGGGCGACAAGCTCCTCAGCCAGCTGGTGTTGCTGGCCGTGTTCCTGCCGCTCGGAACCCGCTGGGCGCTCGACGCGCTGGGCGATCCCGATGCGTCCGGGGCTGACAGTGAGGATGCGGAACCCAGAACCCGATCCGGAACCGACCCCCGGATCGTCACGCCCGCGACGGCTGCGATGCTCGGCTCCGTCGTCGTCGTCTTCGTCAGTAACGCGCTCCTGAAAGCGGAAGGCGACACCTGGCACAGTGGGGAGGCGCTCCACTACGCGCTCCGGCAGGATCAGCTGACGGTCCTGCTCGGAACCCACCTCGTGGACTATCCGCTCTTCCTCACCCTGGGGACCTATATCTGGGCGGGACTGGTGACCGGCGCACCGCTCCTGATAGTGCTTACCGGTCGCCTCCGAACCGCGTACGCCACCGCGTTTATCGCGACGGTCGTCGGAATGGCGCTCTCGATGGCCGTCGGCCTCTTCCCCGCCGTCCTGATCGGCGGCCTCCTCCTGTTTCTCCCGCCGCGAGTCTGGGACGCCCTCGAGTCCGTCGCGGGCGTTGCCGTCGACCGGGTAGGTGTCCTCGAGCGTGGTGCCACAGCGTTCCGGGCTCGTACCAGTACGCTGAGTCGGCCGCAAACGCTGGGATCATCGCTCTCGGAACCGACTCGGCGACGAACGCAACGGTACTGGTCGATCCACCTCGGCTGTCTGTTGCTCGTCGTCGCGCTCTGGAGTGTCGGGCTCCTCGGTGTCGCGAACGCGTTCGAACCGATAGAAGAGATCGATCCCGAGGAGCACGAGTGGACGATGTTCGCTCCCGATCCGCCCGCGAGCTACGGCTGGTACGTGGTCGAAGCAGGAGTCGTCGACGAGGAGAACCGCGACGTCTTGCAGGGGTCGACGCTCCGAGACGCCCCGCCGCCGGACGCCGCCGAGACGCTCCCGAGTTTCCGCTGGCGCAAGTACATGGACTCGCTGTCCGGCGACGACGACCGCGCCGATCGATTCGCGGCGCACATGTGTGAGAGAGCCCGCACGCAGACCGACGCGTTCGTCGAGAACGTCACCCTAACGTACACGGAACAGCCGATTCGCCTCGAGGGCGAGGCCGAAACGCCGACGACGAAGACTGTCGTCGAACGGTCGTGTCCGGCGGAGGTTGCCGACCATGATCGGAACGCTGAATTTGGGCCGGCCCCGAATCACCGTAACTGA
- a CDS encoding (2Fe-2S)-binding protein — MTDTREITLTVNGTEHTIDVEPRQLLVHAIREELDLTGTHIGCDTGNCGACTVLKDGKPIKSCLMFATQADGSELMTVEGMEDLPEAGDDLHPLQEGFREEHGLQCGYCTPGMIMSGKALLDENPDPNEEEIREAISGNLCRCTGYQNIVRSIEYAAEELEEGEIAAADGGVVTDADGSTITPAELTDEDGEFDCGVENCCGGPTTDREHDSVSGGERE; from the coding sequence GTGACAGACACGCGAGAAATCACGCTGACGGTCAACGGCACCGAACACACGATCGACGTCGAACCGCGGCAGCTGCTCGTCCACGCGATCAGGGAGGAACTGGACCTGACCGGCACGCACATCGGGTGCGACACCGGCAACTGCGGGGCCTGTACCGTCCTCAAGGACGGGAAGCCGATCAAGTCCTGCCTCATGTTTGCCACGCAGGCCGACGGAAGCGAGCTCATGACCGTCGAGGGAATGGAGGACCTCCCAGAGGCCGGCGACGACCTGCACCCGCTGCAGGAGGGATTCCGCGAGGAACACGGCCTGCAGTGTGGGTACTGTACGCCCGGGATGATCATGTCCGGCAAGGCACTGCTCGACGAGAATCCGGACCCGAACGAGGAGGAGATCCGCGAGGCCATCAGCGGCAACCTCTGTCGGTGTACCGGCTACCAGAACATCGTCCGCTCGATCGAGTACGCGGCCGAGGAACTCGAGGAAGGGGAGATCGCGGCCGCGGACGGCGGCGTCGTCACGGACGCCGACGGCTCGACGATTACGCCGGCCGAGCTGACCGACGAGGACGGCGAGTTCGACTGCGGCGTCGAGAACTGCTGTGGCGGGCCGACGACCGATCGCGAACACGACTCCGTTTCCGGAGGTGAGCGCGAATGA
- a CDS encoding AbrB/MazE/SpoVT family DNA-binding domain-containing protein: MGNLTDTKVSEKNLTTVPKPVRNFLDVGEGDRIEWHVEDGKIVVKKVESE, from the coding sequence ATGGGCAATCTCACGGATACGAAAGTCTCGGAAAAGAACCTGACGACGGTCCCGAAACCGGTTCGTAATTTCCTCGACGTCGGCGAAGGAGATCGCATCGAGTGGCACGTCGAAGACGGGAAGATCGTCGTCAAGAAAGTCGAGTCCGAGTAG
- a CDS encoding 3-hydroxyacyl-CoA dehydrogenase family protein, with amino-acid sequence MVREQIDRIGVVGAGTMGSGIAQVAATAGYDVVMRDIEREFVENGFDTIDDSLGRLANRGDLESEPSTIRDRIEGTTHLEDLAECDLVVEAALEELDVKQSIFAGLERVCDPDVLLATNTSTLSITSIASDLEHPERVIGLHFMNPVPIMEGVEVVVGEKTTDDATELAHRLAEDLGKTTWEADDKPGFVTNRILMPWINEGIRAYDEDVASKEDIDTGMELGTNVPMGPLTLADHIGLDVCLHASETLHEELGDRYKPAYLLKRKVEAGDLGKKTGKGFYEYE; translated from the coding sequence ATGGTTCGCGAGCAGATCGATCGAATCGGCGTCGTCGGCGCGGGAACGATGGGCAGCGGCATCGCACAGGTCGCGGCGACCGCCGGCTACGACGTCGTCATGCGCGACATCGAACGGGAGTTCGTCGAGAACGGATTCGACACTATCGACGACAGCCTCGGACGCCTCGCAAACCGGGGTGATCTCGAGTCGGAGCCGTCGACGATCCGCGATCGAATCGAGGGAACGACCCACCTCGAGGACCTCGCGGAGTGCGACCTCGTCGTCGAGGCCGCCCTCGAAGAACTGGACGTCAAACAGAGCATTTTCGCCGGCCTCGAGCGGGTCTGCGATCCGGACGTCCTGCTGGCGACGAACACGAGCACGCTCTCGATCACCTCGATCGCCTCCGACCTCGAGCATCCCGAGCGAGTGATCGGACTGCACTTCATGAACCCCGTCCCGATCATGGAGGGGGTCGAGGTCGTCGTGGGGGAGAAGACGACCGACGACGCGACCGAACTGGCCCACCGGCTCGCCGAGGACCTCGGGAAGACGACGTGGGAGGCCGACGACAAGCCCGGCTTCGTCACCAACCGCATCCTGATGCCCTGGATCAACGAGGGAATCCGCGCCTACGACGAGGACGTCGCCTCGAAGGAGGACATCGACACGGGAATGGAACTCGGGACGAACGTCCCGATGGGGCCGCTGACGCTGGCTGATCACATCGGGCTCGACGTCTGCCTCCACGCCTCGGAGACGCTCCACGAGGAACTCGGGGACCGATACAAGCCCGCCTACCTCCTCAAGCGGAAAGTCGAGGCCGGCGACCTCGGGAAAAAGACCGGGAAGGGGTTCTACGAGTACGAATGA
- a CDS encoding aerobic carbon-monoxide dehydrogenase large subunit encodes MSSDSERFAEAEDGGPQPEKHCGHGRGGMGEEVTRKEDQRFITGRGNYVDDIKKPGMLHCEIVRSPHAHARIENIDKSRALDVEGVVAVLTAEDLLEHDLATMPTLMDDTQDVLVNDKVKFQSQEVAAVIATDRYTAKDGAEKVVVDYDVLDPVIDAENALEDDAPVIRDDIEGKEDNHCLDWETGDEEATAEAFEEADVTVKEDMLYQRLHPAPIETCGAVGDYDPGKDKLTVHMTSQAPHIHRTLFAQVSGIPEHKIRIVSPDVGGGFGNKVPIYPGYVVAAAASYVLEEPVKWVEERSENIQSTGFARDYDMTGEIAATEDGEIQAVRTDVLADHGAFNAVAQPSKFPAGFFNIFTGSYDIDTAYGTLTAAYTNTAPGGVAYRCSFRVTEAVYLIERMVKVLADELDMDPAEVRRKNFIQPDQFPYESATGWNYDSGDYEKALDKALEMADYDHYREEQQRRIEEDADKLLGIGVSSFTEVVGAGPGQSCDIAGVEMFDSAEIRVHPTGNATVRVGVQTQGQGHETTFAQIVAEELGMDVDDITVEHGDTDTDPYGLGTYGSRSTPVAGAAAAVASRKVREKAKAIAANELEAAEEDIDWDRESGQFHVTGAPDRSISITEIAAGAYMNHPSSEEPGLEAINYYDPPEMTYPFGSYIVIVEVDRETGEVEFEKFVAVDDCGNRINPMIIEGQIHGGLAQGIGTAMLEHVTFDDNGNVTGGDFMNYLLPTSMEIPEFETGHTVTPSPHHPIGAKGVGESPTVGSPPAIVNAVVDAMSHGGISHVEMPMTPDTVWEKLDEAGLSMDPADNVALEFDGQQSDGTADD; translated from the coding sequence ATGAGCAGCGATTCCGAACGATTCGCGGAGGCCGAAGACGGCGGACCACAGCCCGAAAAGCACTGCGGACACGGCCGCGGCGGGATGGGCGAGGAAGTCACTCGAAAGGAGGACCAGCGCTTCATCACCGGCCGGGGCAACTACGTCGACGACATCAAGAAGCCGGGGATGCTCCACTGCGAGATCGTTCGCAGTCCGCACGCACACGCCCGCATCGAAAACATCGACAAGTCGCGAGCGCTGGACGTCGAGGGCGTCGTCGCCGTCCTCACCGCCGAGGACCTGCTCGAGCACGATCTCGCGACGATGCCGACGCTGATGGACGACACGCAGGACGTCCTGGTCAACGACAAGGTCAAGTTCCAATCCCAGGAGGTCGCCGCCGTCATCGCGACCGACCGGTACACGGCCAAAGACGGAGCCGAGAAGGTCGTCGTCGACTACGACGTGCTCGATCCGGTTATCGACGCGGAGAACGCGCTCGAAGACGACGCGCCGGTGATCAGGGACGACATCGAGGGGAAGGAGGACAACCACTGCCTCGACTGGGAGACCGGCGACGAGGAGGCCACCGCCGAGGCCTTCGAGGAAGCCGACGTGACCGTCAAGGAGGACATGCTCTACCAGCGACTCCATCCTGCGCCGATCGAGACCTGCGGTGCGGTCGGGGACTACGATCCCGGCAAGGACAAGCTGACGGTCCACATGACCTCGCAGGCGCCCCACATCCACCGGACGCTCTTCGCGCAGGTTTCGGGGATCCCCGAGCACAAGATCCGGATCGTCAGCCCCGACGTCGGCGGTGGGTTCGGCAACAAGGTGCCGATCTACCCGGGCTACGTCGTCGCCGCCGCGGCGTCGTACGTCTTAGAGGAGCCGGTCAAGTGGGTCGAGGAGCGCTCGGAGAACATCCAGTCGACCGGGTTCGCCCGTGACTACGACATGACCGGCGAGATCGCCGCGACCGAGGACGGCGAGATTCAGGCGGTCCGAACCGACGTGCTGGCCGACCACGGCGCGTTCAACGCCGTCGCCCAGCCCTCGAAGTTCCCCGCCGGGTTCTTCAACATCTTCACCGGCTCCTACGACATCGACACGGCCTACGGGACGCTGACGGCGGCCTATACCAACACCGCGCCGGGCGGGGTGGCCTATCGGTGTTCGTTCCGCGTGACGGAGGCGGTCTACCTCATCGAGCGGATGGTGAAGGTACTCGCGGACGAACTCGACATGGACCCCGCCGAGGTCCGGCGGAAGAACTTCATCCAGCCCGACCAGTTCCCCTACGAGAGCGCGACGGGGTGGAACTACGACTCCGGCGACTACGAGAAGGCGCTGGACAAGGCCCTCGAGATGGCCGACTACGATCACTACCGCGAGGAACAACAGCGCCGGATCGAGGAGGACGCCGACAAGCTGCTCGGCATCGGGGTTTCCTCGTTCACCGAAGTGGTCGGGGCCGGTCCCGGCCAGTCCTGTGACATCGCGGGCGTCGAAATGTTCGATTCCGCGGAGATCCGGGTCCACCCGACCGGGAACGCCACCGTCCGGGTCGGCGTTCAGACGCAGGGCCAGGGCCACGAAACCACGTTCGCGCAGATCGTGGCCGAGGAGCTCGGGATGGACGTCGACGACATCACCGTCGAACACGGCGACACCGACACCGATCCCTACGGCCTCGGGACCTACGGCTCCCGAAGTACGCCGGTCGCCGGCGCGGCTGCCGCCGTCGCCTCCCGGAAGGTCCGCGAGAAGGCCAAAGCCATCGCGGCCAACGAACTCGAGGCCGCCGAGGAGGACATCGACTGGGACCGCGAGAGCGGCCAGTTCCACGTCACCGGCGCGCCGGACCGCTCGATCTCGATTACCGAGATCGCCGCCGGCGCGTACATGAATCACCCCTCGAGCGAGGAGCCCGGCCTCGAGGCGATCAACTACTACGATCCGCCGGAAATGACCTACCCGTTCGGCTCCTACATCGTGATCGTCGAGGTCGACCGCGAGACCGGCGAGGTCGAGTTCGAGAAGTTCGTCGCGGTCGACGACTGCGGGAACCGCATCAACCCGATGATCATCGAGGGCCAGATCCACGGGGGTCTCGCTCAGGGGATCGGGACGGCGATGCTCGAACACGTCACCTTCGACGACAACGGCAACGTCACCGGCGGCGACTTCATGAACTACCTGCTGCCGACGTCCATGGAGATTCCCGAGTTCGAGACGGGACACACCGTCACGCCGTCGCCCCACCACCCGATCGGGGCGAAGGGGGTCGGCGAATCGCCGACCGTCGGCTCGCCGCCGGCGATCGTCAACGCCGTCGTCGATGCGATGTCACACGGCGGGATCAGCCACGTCGAGATGCCCATGACGCCCGATACTGTCTGGGAGAAGCTCGACGAAGCGGGGCTCTCGATGGACCCCGCCGATAACGTCGCCCTCGAGTTCGATGGCCAGCAAAGCGACGGAACGGCGGACGACTGA
- a CDS encoding FAD binding domain-containing protein: MKPAQFETHEPNTVEEAVSLLESLDDRAILAGGQSMVPMLRFRLAVPETVIDINAIDGLDYLEEDDEWLRIGALARHADVEESDLVAEQYGSFADTAPLVADPQIRNRGTVAGAIAQADPKGDWGSVLLAHEGEIVAQGPDGERVIPAADFFLLPYDTTLDENELITEIRVPTPAPREGSAYHKLKRKVGDYAMAGSAARLVLDEDGRIETATIGLTAVDITNVRATDAEDHLEGERPGSEVFKRAGELAAEQSNPESDEHGDAGYKERMVNVLTQRALGDAAERAGLVKRRVSQ; encoded by the coding sequence ATGAAACCGGCTCAGTTCGAGACACACGAGCCTAATACCGTCGAGGAGGCCGTGAGCCTCCTCGAGAGCCTCGACGATCGGGCGATCCTGGCCGGCGGGCAGAGCATGGTACCGATGCTTCGGTTCCGACTCGCCGTTCCCGAGACCGTCATCGACATCAACGCCATCGACGGGCTGGACTACCTCGAGGAGGACGACGAGTGGCTCAGGATTGGCGCGCTCGCGCGCCACGCGGACGTCGAGGAATCCGATCTGGTCGCCGAACAGTACGGCAGCTTCGCGGACACGGCACCGCTGGTCGCGGATCCCCAGATCCGAAACCGCGGCACGGTCGCCGGTGCGATCGCACAGGCCGACCCGAAGGGCGACTGGGGGAGCGTCCTGCTCGCACACGAGGGCGAAATCGTGGCGCAGGGCCCGGACGGCGAGCGGGTAATCCCAGCGGCGGACTTCTTCCTCTTGCCCTACGATACGACCCTCGACGAGAACGAGCTCATCACCGAGATCCGAGTCCCGACGCCGGCCCCTCGCGAGGGCAGCGCCTACCACAAGCTCAAGCGGAAGGTCGGCGACTACGCGATGGCCGGGTCGGCCGCACGGCTCGTCCTCGACGAGGACGGGCGGATCGAGACTGCCACCATCGGTCTCACGGCCGTCGACATCACGAACGTCCGGGCGACCGACGCCGAGGACCACCTCGAGGGCGAGCGGCCCGGCAGCGAGGTGTTCAAACGCGCCGGCGAGCTGGCGGCCGAGCAGTCCAACCCCGAATCGGACGAGCACGGCGACGCCGGCTACAAGGAACGCATGGTAAACGTCCTCACCCAGCGCGCGCTCGGCGACGCCGCCGAACGCGCGGGACTGGTCAAACGGAGGGTATCACAGTGA
- a CDS encoding molybdopterin molybdotransferase MoeA, which yields MTRDKPHAGDDLIELDAAVDRVRALRTEWLPSLETERVSLDGVAGRTLAEPIRAPVDVPAQSHATMDGFAFDATDEYPLRLVDDPVYPEDEPPALESGTAIRIATGAPVPRSANAVLKREEATVDDGQLTGTPVESGQYVYQRGSNVSEGEELFEAGERLGAKDALLLGDLDVDDVAVRERMSVGLLATGTEIHEGRHRDLDSSMLAGLVRSWGHEATYEGSVPDENDRVESRIDELAGEYDVVVTTGGTSVGDKDYVIRTLAELGDVLFHRVRLRPGKPIAVARLPDHNAVAIAVPGKPVGAYLVTALVTRPFFTGDASLPTVSARMARDVGIATPGFTYAIPVTLSDGTAMPLGHADSALPIYGETFDPSVLSSSTRASRADGFVLTEEAVAADETVAVVPSTVLEQ from the coding sequence ATGACGAGAGACAAACCCCATGCCGGCGACGATCTGATCGAACTGGATGCGGCGGTCGACCGCGTCAGAGCGCTCCGAACGGAGTGGCTGCCGTCCCTCGAGACGGAACGCGTCTCCCTCGACGGCGTCGCCGGACGGACGCTCGCGGAACCGATCCGCGCGCCGGTCGACGTGCCGGCGCAGAGTCACGCGACGATGGACGGCTTCGCGTTCGACGCGACCGACGAGTATCCCCTGAGACTGGTCGACGACCCGGTATACCCGGAGGACGAACCTCCAGCGCTCGAGTCCGGAACGGCGATCCGGATAGCGACCGGCGCGCCGGTACCCCGGTCGGCGAACGCGGTGCTCAAGCGCGAGGAAGCGACCGTCGACGACGGCCAGCTTACGGGGACGCCAGTCGAGTCGGGACAGTACGTCTACCAGCGGGGCAGTAACGTCAGTGAGGGAGAGGAGCTGTTCGAGGCGGGGGAGCGGCTCGGGGCGAAGGACGCGCTGTTGCTCGGCGATCTCGACGTCGACGACGTCGCCGTCCGCGAACGTATGTCCGTCGGACTGCTCGCGACCGGCACGGAGATCCACGAGGGACGCCACCGGGATCTCGATTCATCGATGCTGGCCGGACTCGTCCGCTCGTGGGGGCACGAGGCGACGTACGAAGGGTCGGTCCCCGACGAGAACGACCGAGTCGAGTCCCGAATCGACGAGCTGGCCGGCGAGTACGACGTCGTCGTCACGACGGGCGGCACGAGCGTCGGCGACAAGGACTACGTAATCCGCACCCTCGCCGAACTCGGCGACGTGCTGTTCCACCGCGTCCGACTCCGGCCGGGTAAACCGATCGCAGTCGCGCGGCTCCCCGACCACAATGCGGTGGCGATCGCGGTCCCCGGAAAGCCCGTCGGTGCCTATCTGGTGACGGCACTCGTCACTCGCCCGTTCTTTACGGGCGACGCGTCGCTGCCGACGGTGTCCGCGCGGATGGCCAGAGACGTCGGGATCGCCACCCCCGGCTTCACCTACGCGATTCCCGTCACGCTGTCGGACGGCACCGCGATGCCGCTGGGCCACGCCGACTCCGCACTGCCGATCTACGGGGAGACGTTCGACCCGAGCGTGCTCTCCTCGAGTACGCGCGCCAGCCGCGCCGACGGGTTCGTGCTGACGGAGGAAGCCGTCGCCGCCGACGAGACGGTCGCCGTCGTTCCGTCCACGGTTCTGGAACAATGA